One window of Phycisphaeraceae bacterium genomic DNA carries:
- a CDS encoding FAD-dependent oxidoreductase, with amino-acid sequence MARVVVLGAGVIGLTSALTLEEAGHDVRVIAAAKGSSTTSAAAGAIWYPFKVGPPEKAAIWAGATLHWLTELAKATPGAGVDLLLRTELAADGRWPWWADATPGIEKIESVDGKTLPAGAHVGWKFSAPRCDPPIFLEWLEKQLRRPVEIRRVDSLAELLAETNAEALINCTGLGARRLTGDTELQAIYGQTVITAPGRIDLAHCLGDERDESRMFYSIPRRAEVVLGGCAEVCSDDRPCTTTRAMTDVILSRAASMGLEPGPVLRESAGLRPYRPSVRLDRDAADPRIIHNYGHGGSGYTLCRGCAEEVARLVR; translated from the coding sequence ATGGCTCGCGTTGTTGTTCTTGGCGCTGGTGTGATCGGCCTGACTTCGGCGTTGACGCTCGAAGAAGCCGGTCACGACGTGCGCGTCATCGCCGCCGCGAAGGGCAGTTCCACGACCTCCGCCGCGGCAGGCGCAATCTGGTACCCCTTCAAGGTCGGGCCGCCCGAAAAAGCCGCGATCTGGGCCGGCGCAACTCTTCATTGGCTGACCGAGCTCGCGAAAGCGACTCCGGGTGCGGGTGTGGATTTGCTTTTGCGGACCGAGCTCGCAGCGGATGGCCGCTGGCCTTGGTGGGCCGATGCAACTCCGGGTATTGAGAAGATCGAATCGGTGGATGGCAAGACTCTCCCCGCCGGAGCACATGTCGGCTGGAAGTTTTCCGCGCCGCGCTGCGATCCGCCGATCTTTCTCGAGTGGCTCGAAAAGCAACTGCGACGGCCTGTCGAGATTCGTCGGGTCGACTCGCTCGCGGAATTGCTCGCCGAGACGAATGCCGAAGCGCTTATTAACTGCACGGGCCTCGGCGCGCGCCGATTGACGGGCGACACTGAATTGCAGGCGATCTACGGCCAAACCGTGATTACCGCGCCGGGTCGGATCGATCTCGCGCACTGCCTCGGCGATGAACGCGATGAGAGCCGCATGTTCTATTCGATCCCCCGCCGCGCGGAGGTCGTGCTCGGCGGATGCGCCGAAGTTTGTTCCGATGATCGCCCATGCACAACCACCCGCGCGATGACCGATGTGATCCTCTCTCGCGCGGCATCGATGGGGCTCGAACCGGGCCCGGTACTCCGTGAATCCGCGGGACTCCGGCCCTACCGCCCTTCGGTCCGCCTCGATCGCGACGCCGCGGACCCGCGCATCATCCACAACTACGGGCACGGCGGTTCGGGCTACACGCTCTGCCGCGGCTGCGCGGAAGAGGTCGCACGGCTCGTTCGATGA
- a CDS encoding DUF2330 domain-containing protein: MAVMFRALICAALLVCSPALGDGKIFAGHAAPAEIPEQSALIVYDGRVETLAIETRFAAKGRDFAWVVPLPAKPEIRAGTAGMFPTLRGMFLPRMWVFEGAGVVIGLLLFWCVGCCLVMLGAGSAGARIAAWGTLAWLLVTSCVMSSLGLARGGGGDFGAVTVIERALIGDFDVSVVQSADAGEIKGWLAENGVGTSPDADRAIEDYVKRGWFFAVSKLRRSFDEARLTAPTPLIFKFAASKPVYPMQLTGAGATAPLRLELFVFGKSFAFASGFDSVRRADVEILESGQGYYWRGSTNVRVSHALVKEVVGDAPCATLLRRTLRPGDMNRDIDIEFAGASRKGNSIASKTAALQMAIAMGLTAFLISGAGLSRWAAQIGPWPAGLQGLGMSLAAGIVGFLLTWHLIPAVSEASKSGISDYKRMREIQSACSVAIDQMEKQGPAKNKEASLVAEAAVRLLQQEFGYPNDVRVEDSPGNFIIREKNGEIQCVYFNWNGQETVETLRY, translated from the coding sequence ATGGCTGTGATGTTCCGGGCTTTGATCTGCGCAGCATTGCTGGTGTGTTCACCGGCGCTCGGCGATGGGAAGATATTTGCCGGTCATGCCGCGCCGGCGGAGATTCCCGAGCAGTCGGCGCTGATTGTGTACGACGGGAGAGTCGAGACACTGGCGATCGAAACGCGGTTTGCTGCGAAGGGCAGGGACTTTGCATGGGTGGTGCCACTGCCGGCGAAGCCGGAGATTCGGGCCGGCACGGCAGGGATGTTTCCGACGCTGCGGGGGATGTTTCTGCCGCGGATGTGGGTTTTCGAGGGTGCCGGAGTTGTGATTGGACTGCTGTTGTTTTGGTGCGTTGGGTGTTGCCTCGTGATGCTTGGAGCTGGTTCGGCAGGTGCAAGAATCGCGGCCTGGGGAACTCTGGCATGGCTCCTTGTGACGTCCTGCGTGATGAGTTCACTGGGACTAGCGAGGGGAGGCGGAGGCGATTTCGGCGCGGTGACGGTCATCGAACGTGCCTTGATCGGCGACTTCGATGTGTCGGTTGTACAGTCGGCGGATGCCGGCGAAATAAAGGGATGGCTCGCGGAAAATGGAGTCGGAACTTCGCCGGACGCGGACCGGGCGATCGAGGACTACGTGAAGCGAGGATGGTTCTTTGCGGTGTCGAAGCTGCGTCGCTCCTTCGATGAAGCGAGATTGACCGCACCGACCCCTCTGATATTCAAATTTGCCGCGAGCAAGCCGGTCTATCCGATGCAACTCACGGGAGCGGGCGCGACGGCGCCGCTGCGGCTCGAACTGTTCGTGTTTGGAAAGTCGTTTGCGTTTGCATCGGGATTCGACAGCGTGCGGCGGGCGGACGTTGAGATTCTGGAGAGCGGACAAGGTTATTACTGGCGCGGTTCTACCAACGTTCGCGTTTCGCACGCGCTTGTGAAGGAAGTTGTGGGTGATGCACCGTGCGCAACGCTGCTGCGGCGCACTCTGCGGCCAGGAGACATGAACCGCGACATCGATATCGAGTTTGCCGGTGCAAGCAGGAAAGGCAACTCGATCGCATCGAAGACCGCGGCGCTTCAGATGGCGATCGCGATGGGGCTGACCGCGTTTCTGATTAGCGGCGCCGGCTTGTCGCGCTGGGCGGCGCAGATTGGGCCGTGGCCTGCCGGTCTGCAGGGGTTGGGAATGTCGCTTGCAGCGGGCATTGTCGGTTTCCTTCTGACATGGCATTTGATCCCGGCGGTTTCGGAAGCGAGCAAATCCGGTATTTCAGATTACAAGCGCATGAGGGAGATTCAGAGTGCGTGCTCCGTGGCCATCGATCAGATGGAGAAACAAGGGCCCGCAAAGAATAAGGAAGCATCGCTCGTTGCAGAGGCCGCCGTTCGCCTGCTTCAGCAAGAGTTCGGCTATCCCAACGACGTACGCGTCGAGGATTCGCCCGGCAACTTCATCATTCGAGAGAAGAATGGCGAGATTCAGTGTGTGTACTTCAACTGGAACGGACAGGAGACCGTCGAGACTTTGCGTTACTAA
- a CDS encoding YceI family protein, whose translation MQKLAKLSLPFLTVAAVGTAAALWSSTPPAVANFAADNGYKVDPVHTSAVFGVKHNGVSNFYGRFNKTGGTFNVDPADPSKSFIDITIETDSVDTANANRDKHLKSGDFFAVTEFPTMSFKSKSFKKTGDGTYDVTGDLTIRGKTTEVIVPVTDTGHGKARNGEVAGFETRFRINRSDYGVSFMVGPGLSDEVSILFSAEGGKGT comes from the coding sequence ATGCAGAAGCTGGCCAAACTCTCACTCCCCTTCCTCACCGTCGCCGCCGTCGGAACTGCCGCGGCACTCTGGAGCTCCACCCCGCCAGCAGTCGCCAACTTCGCCGCGGACAACGGCTACAAGGTCGATCCCGTTCACACCTCCGCCGTCTTCGGCGTCAAGCACAACGGCGTTTCCAACTTCTACGGTCGCTTCAACAAGACCGGCGGCACCTTCAATGTCGACCCCGCCGACCCTTCCAAGAGCTTTATCGATATCACGATCGAAACCGACTCCGTCGACACCGCCAACGCCAACCGCGACAAGCACCTCAAGAGTGGCGACTTCTTTGCCGTCACCGAATTCCCCACGATGAGCTTTAAGAGCAAGTCGTTTAAGAAAACCGGCGACGGGACCTATGACGTGACCGGCGATCTCACGATCCGCGGCAAAACCACCGAGGTCATCGTCCCCGTCACCGACACCGGCCACGGCAAAGCCCGCAACGGCGAAGTCGCCGGCTTCGAAACCAGGTTCAGAATCAATCGCTCCGATTACGGCGTCTCGTTCATGGTCGGTCCCGGCCTCAGCGATGAAGTCAGCATCCTCTTCAGCGCTGAAGGCGGCAAAGGCACCTGA
- a CDS encoding type II toxin-antitoxin system RelE/ParE family toxin gives MINIIISRAAERDVESHAMFLALDSHEAAARFLERVDSTIELLRERPELGHVRRDLFPVEVAELRLLAVEGFPKHLVVYRIREENLYVVRVLHGSRDLPAMDISAAE, from the coding sequence GTGATCAACATCATCATTTCGCGTGCCGCGGAGCGTGATGTTGAGTCGCACGCGATGTTTCTGGCGCTCGATAGCCACGAAGCTGCGGCACGGTTTCTGGAACGGGTGGATTCCACGATCGAGTTGCTGAGAGAGCGGCCGGAATTGGGGCACGTGCGACGAGACTTGTTCCCGGTGGAAGTTGCCGAGTTGCGGCTGCTGGCTGTCGAAGGGTTTCCGAAGCACCTCGTTGTGTATCGCATTCGCGAAGAAAACCTGTACGTGGTGAGGGTCCTGCACGGCTCGCGGGATCTTCCGGCGATGGACATTTCGGCGGCGGAATAG
- a CDS encoding aminotransferase class I/II-fold pyridoxal phosphate-dependent enzyme, which produces MSKNVFDTRTDALFSQLRDQKVWKELQTIEGPMDAKIRLRQADGKEKEVLCFCSNNYLGLANHPEVVEAGIRGLRDYGAGTASVRFICGTFSPHHELEAEIARMMGTESSYTFVSAWTAAEALFPTCTEPGDCIISDELNHACIIDAIRLTTVIKKGVQKAVYANNRLEGEKSLRAALEAAKKNPEVTGQIWVVTDGVFSMEGSIADLPAMRKLCDEFGALLVVDDSHGHGVMGKLGRGTHEHWGMVGELQMAKGQIANGKGGEEGKWPNGQMAKGPNEEKAQSSKQQSSNGSGNGRVDIFTGTLGKALGGGAGGFVAASERVTKLLIQRGRPTLFSNALPVTVACSAKKAIEIMLREPQRVQKLKDNTAYARKKIKEAGFDVLESPTAICPIIVGETAKAIAMSKRLLELGVFVIGFGYPVVPEGHARLRCQISAAHSTGDIDALVGALRKL; this is translated from the coding sequence ATGAGCAAGAACGTTTTTGATACGCGGACGGACGCACTCTTCTCGCAACTCCGCGACCAGAAGGTCTGGAAGGAGTTGCAGACCATCGAAGGGCCGATGGACGCGAAGATCCGGCTGAGGCAGGCGGACGGGAAGGAAAAGGAAGTCCTGTGCTTCTGCTCGAACAACTACCTGGGGCTCGCGAATCACCCGGAGGTTGTTGAAGCGGGGATCAGGGGCTTGCGCGATTACGGCGCGGGGACGGCAAGCGTGCGGTTCATCTGCGGGACGTTCTCGCCTCATCATGAACTGGAAGCCGAGATCGCGCGGATGATGGGGACGGAGAGTTCGTACACATTCGTGAGCGCGTGGACCGCGGCGGAGGCGCTCTTCCCGACGTGCACGGAGCCGGGCGACTGCATCATCAGCGATGAACTCAACCACGCGTGCATCATCGATGCGATCCGCCTGACGACGGTCATCAAGAAGGGCGTGCAGAAGGCGGTGTACGCGAACAACAGATTGGAAGGCGAGAAGAGTCTGCGCGCGGCGCTCGAGGCGGCGAAGAAGAATCCGGAGGTGACGGGGCAGATCTGGGTCGTGACCGACGGCGTCTTCAGCATGGAAGGCTCGATCGCGGATTTGCCGGCGATGCGGAAACTGTGCGATGAGTTCGGGGCGCTGCTCGTCGTCGATGATTCGCACGGGCACGGGGTGATGGGGAAATTGGGAAGAGGGACGCACGAGCACTGGGGGATGGTGGGGGAGTTGCAAATGGCAAAGGGCCAAATAGCAAATGGCAAAGGGGGAGAAGAAGGGAAATGGCCAAATGGCCAAATGGCCAAAGGGCCAAATGAAGAGAAAGCTCAAAGCTCAAAGCAGCAAAGCTCAAATGGATCGGGGAATGGGCGCGTGGACATCTTTACCGGCACGCTGGGGAAGGCGCTTGGTGGTGGGGCGGGAGGGTTTGTGGCGGCGAGCGAGCGGGTGACGAAATTGCTCATCCAGCGCGGCAGGCCGACGCTCTTCAGCAATGCGTTGCCGGTGACGGTGGCGTGCAGCGCGAAGAAGGCGATCGAGATCATGCTGCGCGAGCCGCAGCGCGTGCAGAAACTGAAGGACAACACGGCGTATGCGCGGAAGAAGATCAAGGAGGCGGGGTTCGATGTGCTCGAGAGCCCGACCGCGATCTGCCCGATCATCGTGGGCGAGACGGCGAAGGCGATCGCGATGAGCAAGCGACTCTTGGAACTGGGCGTGTTTGTGATCGGATTCGGGTATCCGGTCGTGCCGGAGGGGCATGCGCGGCTGCGGTGCCAGATCTCGGCGGCGCATTCGACGGGGGATATTGATGCGCTGGTGGGGGCGCTGAGAAAGTTGTAG
- a CDS encoding CPBP family intramembrane metalloprotease: protein MPSSTPKPRAIDWPLLLILLAGGLLGFLATIPLVVQWLPRLVSPGAKAEFQKNLPMPLPAVFALGFVQNAAIFGVAIAVGLVLGKKVGLGAPELEAWRAGSPRPGLARRLALAAIIGLGTGLLLIVLDAFLFLPRTGLELAKWMADVPLWKRLLAGLVYGGITEELICRFFLVTLLAWLLGKFWRTPSSQPDGQPTPGAIWTAILIATFLFALGHLPLAARLGELTPWLVARVLVLNGVAGTVYGYLYTRRGLESAMAAHAATHIPLQILAGTAASIAQSVS from the coding sequence GTGCCTTCTTCCACCCCCAAACCCCGCGCAATCGACTGGCCCCTCCTCCTCATTCTCCTTGCCGGTGGCCTGCTCGGATTCCTCGCCACGATCCCACTCGTGGTGCAGTGGCTCCCAAGACTGGTGAGCCCGGGCGCCAAAGCCGAGTTCCAAAAAAACCTGCCGATGCCTCTCCCCGCGGTCTTCGCGCTCGGCTTCGTGCAAAACGCCGCGATCTTCGGTGTCGCAATCGCGGTCGGTCTCGTGCTCGGCAAGAAAGTCGGTCTCGGCGCGCCCGAACTCGAAGCCTGGCGTGCGGGTTCGCCGCGCCCCGGCCTCGCGCGCCGTCTCGCACTCGCCGCAATCATCGGCCTCGGCACAGGCCTGCTTCTGATTGTCCTCGACGCCTTCCTCTTCCTCCCGCGCACCGGCCTCGAACTCGCGAAGTGGATGGCCGACGTTCCACTCTGGAAGCGCCTCCTCGCCGGTCTCGTCTACGGCGGCATCACCGAAGAACTCATCTGCCGCTTCTTTCTTGTCACATTGCTCGCATGGCTTCTCGGCAAATTCTGGCGCACCCCCAGTAGCCAACCAGATGGCCAGCCCACCCCCGGCGCGATCTGGACCGCAATCCTGATCGCCACATTCCTCTTCGCGCTCGGCCACTTGCCCCTCGCCGCCCGCCTCGGCGAATTGACTCCTTGGCTCGTCGCCCGTGTTCTGGTTCTCAACGGTGTCGCCGGCACCGTCTACGGCTACCTCTACACCCGCCGCGGCCTCGAATCCGCGATGGCCGCGCACGCGGCAACGCACATTCCGCTGCAAATCCTTGCCGGAACTGCCGCGAGCATCGCGCAGAGTGTCAGCTAG
- a CDS encoding dihydrofolate reductase family protein — MPSRLRVLCFSLSLDGYGAGPAQSLENPLGLRGSELFNWFMTTRTWRQMQNQSGGDTGGDDDIAAKGFENIGAWILGRNMFGPVRGPWPDENWKGWWGEEPPYHTPVFVLTHHPRPPLRMKGGTTFHFVTDGIHSALKQATDAAGGRDVRVGGGVATIRQYLQARLIDDLHLAISPVLLGRGEHLLHGIDTHALGYYCERHVGSEKAVAHVFLRKQP, encoded by the coding sequence ATGCCCTCCCGCCTCCGCGTCCTCTGCTTCTCCCTCTCTCTCGACGGCTACGGCGCCGGCCCCGCGCAGAGTCTCGAAAACCCGCTCGGCCTCCGCGGCTCCGAACTCTTCAATTGGTTCATGACCACCCGTACCTGGCGCCAGATGCAAAACCAATCCGGCGGCGACACCGGTGGCGATGACGACATCGCCGCCAAAGGTTTCGAAAACATCGGCGCGTGGATCCTCGGCCGCAACATGTTCGGCCCCGTGCGCGGCCCATGGCCCGACGAGAATTGGAAAGGCTGGTGGGGCGAAGAACCCCCTTACCACACGCCCGTCTTCGTCCTCACGCATCACCCGCGCCCGCCCCTCCGGATGAAAGGCGGCACAACGTTCCACTTCGTGACCGACGGCATCCACTCCGCGCTCAAACAGGCGACCGATGCCGCGGGCGGCAGAGACGTGCGCGTCGGCGGCGGCGTCGCAACGATCCGCCAATACCTGCAAGCCCGCCTCATCGACGACCTTCACCTCGCCATCTCGCCGGTTCTTCTCGGCCGCGGCGAACACCTCCTCCACGGCATCGACACCCACGCGCTCGGCTACTACTGCGAGCGGCATGTGGGCAGCGAAAAGGCCGTGGCGCATGTCTTCCTTCGTAAACAGCCCTAG
- a CDS encoding DUF1905 domain-containing protein, producing MATRTSKSSAVTSPIRFSTKLLRPKPDNGIRPAWSFLVLPKQATSKLPSRSQVSVRGTFNSIPFASTLQPDGRGGHWLKVDPKLSKRARTKIGDEVSLEITPLAPDQEPEPEVPPDFRKALAAAPKEAQLAWKEITPVARRDWIQFMTSGKRAETRTLRIEKACDMLANGKRRPCCFDRSGMYDKSLSCPVPE from the coding sequence ATGGCAACGCGCACGTCAAAGTCTTCAGCAGTAACTTCTCCAATCCGCTTCAGCACGAAACTCCTCCGCCCCAAGCCCGACAACGGCATACGCCCCGCGTGGTCCTTTCTCGTTCTTCCAAAACAAGCCACTTCCAAACTTCCTTCCCGGAGCCAGGTTTCGGTCCGCGGCACTTTCAACTCCATCCCTTTCGCCTCAACCCTTCAGCCGGACGGCCGCGGCGGACACTGGCTCAAGGTCGATCCCAAACTCAGCAAGCGCGCTCGCACCAAAATCGGCGATGAAGTCTCTCTCGAGATCACACCCCTCGCTCCCGATCAGGAACCCGAGCCCGAAGTCCCGCCCGACTTTCGCAAGGCCCTCGCCGCCGCGCCAAAAGAAGCGCAGCTCGCCTGGAAAGAAATCACTCCCGTCGCCCGCCGCGATTGGATCCAGTTCATGACCTCCGGCAAACGCGCCGAAACCCGCACGCTCCGAATCGAAAAGGCCTGCGACATGCTCGCGAATGGCAAGCGCCGCCCCTGCTGCTTCGATCGCTCCGGCATGTACGACAAAAGCCTCAGTTGCCCCGTCCCCGAGTAA
- a CDS encoding nuclear transport factor 2 family protein, with translation MSINSLAKQFVDLCNQGKNFDVMRSMYADDIVSVEGDGKETAGKTPVIQKSERWAAVNEIHGEKVLGPYFCGPDQFAVHFTFEVTPKATGKRRSLPEVGVYTVKGDKIVREQFFYEGDR, from the coding sequence ATGAGCATCAACTCCCTCGCGAAACAATTTGTCGATCTCTGCAATCAGGGCAAAAACTTCGACGTCATGCGCAGCATGTATGCCGACGACATCGTCTCCGTCGAAGGCGACGGCAAAGAAACCGCCGGCAAAACGCCTGTGATCCAAAAATCTGAACGCTGGGCGGCCGTCAACGAGATCCACGGCGAAAAAGTCCTCGGCCCATACTTCTGCGGCCCCGATCAATTCGCAGTCCACTTCACTTTCGAAGTCACCCCCAAAGCCACCGGCAAGCGTCGATCCCTTCCCGAAGTCGGCGTCTACACCGTCAAGGGCGACAAGATCGTTCGCGAGCAGTTCTTCTACGAGGGCGATCGCTAG
- a CDS encoding ABC transporter permease subunit, with translation MPVFLRWIVYLIPLNPIAVRLVQNGSRRTRHLYIRAAYLAVLILVLLWSLIARLGGGELDYRELAINAAASFTFIAYLQLALICILAPVFMAGAIAQESSPRTWEVLLTTPLTAAQIVLGNLLGRLFFIIALMVATLPLFALTQYFGGVSMQAIFGSFAISAFAVLLVGTIAIALSVSRLAGKRAVFAFYVCVISYLAITAGIDVFLRNSGRGAAGGGGVTWMTAINPFLALAALLNPTDFPTAPEGTTSGITNWFLEHPVRTWCYGSLLLSVLLMVVSTFTVRSGGLNLFQAEESGIPWYRKMFGLGAAGAETRPARTVWHNPIAWREAAARNSTLGRIVARYAFIGLGGLFGIALLALYHTGSMNHVDFRTALLATVWGELAVITLVAINMAATAISREREDGTLDLLLTTPITPSSYLFGKLRGLISYLLPLLAVPLGTLALASVYVLFGGFGREGGVEVTTQIAGVGSMQIPVVLPEAAILVPVVVLPFTAFCVMVGLQWSLRSKGTISSVVATVGIVGAVAGMVGLCGWQAALSVSWIGPALGALSPAPLIFALVSPEAAMVQTVAGGGGLETARVSLAIGSVCAAVIYCVVVYAIQSGMVRTFDMTVRRLAGVR, from the coding sequence ATGCCCGTCTTTCTCCGTTGGATCGTCTACCTGATTCCGCTGAATCCGATCGCGGTGCGGCTCGTGCAGAACGGGTCGAGGCGGACGCGGCACCTGTATATTCGCGCGGCGTACCTGGCGGTGTTGATTCTGGTGTTGCTCTGGTCGCTCATTGCGCGGCTGGGGGGCGGGGAGCTGGATTATCGAGAGCTGGCGATCAATGCCGCGGCGAGCTTTACGTTTATTGCGTATCTGCAGCTCGCGCTGATCTGTATTTTGGCGCCCGTGTTCATGGCGGGGGCGATCGCGCAGGAGTCGAGCCCGCGGACATGGGAAGTGCTTTTGACGACGCCGCTGACGGCGGCGCAGATTGTTCTGGGGAATCTGCTGGGGCGATTGTTCTTCATCATTGCGCTGATGGTGGCGACGCTGCCCTTGTTCGCGCTGACGCAGTATTTCGGCGGCGTCTCGATGCAGGCGATTTTCGGCAGCTTTGCGATCAGCGCGTTCGCGGTGCTCCTGGTAGGCACCATCGCGATCGCGCTGTCGGTGTCGAGGCTGGCGGGCAAGAGGGCGGTGTTTGCCTTTTACGTGTGCGTGATCAGCTATCTTGCGATCACGGCGGGGATCGATGTGTTTTTGCGGAACTCGGGGCGCGGCGCCGCGGGCGGCGGGGGCGTGACATGGATGACCGCGATCAATCCGTTCCTGGCGCTCGCGGCACTCTTGAACCCGACGGATTTTCCGACGGCGCCGGAAGGGACGACGTCGGGGATCACGAACTGGTTCCTCGAACATCCGGTGCGGACGTGGTGCTACGGGTCGCTGCTGCTCAGCGTCCTGTTGATGGTGGTTTCGACGTTCACGGTGCGCAGCGGCGGTTTGAATCTGTTTCAGGCCGAGGAGAGCGGCATTCCGTGGTATCGAAAGATGTTTGGGCTTGGTGCGGCGGGCGCGGAGACGAGGCCGGCGCGGACGGTGTGGCACAATCCGATCGCGTGGCGCGAGGCGGCGGCGCGGAACAGCACGCTCGGGCGCATCGTGGCGCGGTACGCGTTCATCGGGCTGGGCGGATTGTTTGGGATTGCGTTGCTTGCGCTCTATCACACGGGCTCGATGAATCACGTTGATTTCCGCACGGCGCTGCTGGCGACGGTGTGGGGAGAGTTGGCGGTGATCACGCTGGTGGCGATCAACATGGCGGCGACGGCGATCAGCCGCGAGAGAGAGGACGGGACGCTCGATCTGTTGTTGACGACCCCGATTACGCCGTCGAGTTATCTGTTCGGGAAGCTGCGTGGACTGATTTCGTATCTCTTGCCGCTGCTGGCTGTGCCGCTGGGAACGCTTGCGCTGGCATCGGTCTATGTGCTCTTCGGCGGATTCGGACGCGAGGGCGGCGTGGAGGTGACGACGCAGATCGCGGGCGTCGGGTCGATGCAGATCCCGGTCGTGCTGCCGGAGGCGGCGATATTGGTTCCGGTCGTGGTGCTCCCGTTCACGGCGTTCTGCGTGATGGTGGGATTGCAGTGGTCGCTCCGGAGCAAGGGGACGATCTCGTCGGTGGTCGCGACGGTCGGAATCGTCGGCGCGGTCGCGGGGATGGTGGGCTTGTGCGGCTGGCAGGCGGCGTTGAGTGTTTCGTGGATCGGGCCGGCACTCGGGGCGTTGAGCCCGGCGCCACTGATTTTCGCGCTTGTCAGTCCGGAAGCGGCGATGGTGCAGACTGTTGCGGGCGGCGGCGGACTGGAGACGGCGCGGGTGTCGCTGGCGATCGGTTCGGTGTGCGCGGCGGTGATCTATTGCGTGGTGGTGTACGCGATCCAGAGCGGGATGGTGCGGACGTTTGATATGACGGTGAGGCGGTTGGCGGGGGTGAGGTAA